One window from the genome of Rhodobacteraceae bacterium S2214 encodes:
- a CDS encoding Hint domain-containing protein, giving the protein MRKTHQAVAGLATESYTSPAHSGRIASQDGRLSRVKPLMRKYEVAHLTPSYDIEEFTRIAPASAVFEDCFAAIGRGAILQTQNGPVAVEDLLPGDKIKTSTNGFQTLRWRGSMTIVPGARNKRPEMGTMTRLTADALGYGRPGMDLVLGPSARMLHKAPGVKTLTGSDAAFAPVRDFIDGSSIIELRPIAPVHCYQLGFDNHEQINVNGVELETLHPGLAHTVQMRSDMQLLFMSLFPHKESLSDFDVLLHPRLNLRDLDMFAVA; this is encoded by the coding sequence ATGCGCAAGACCCACCAAGCCGTCGCTGGCCTCGCGACGGAAAGTTATACCTCTCCGGCCCATAGTGGTCGGATCGCTAGTCAAGATGGGCGACTGTCCCGTGTGAAGCCTCTCATGCGGAAATATGAAGTCGCCCATCTGACACCATCTTACGACATCGAAGAATTCACGCGCATCGCACCTGCGTCGGCTGTTTTTGAAGATTGTTTTGCAGCTATCGGGCGCGGCGCGATCTTGCAGACCCAGAACGGCCCTGTCGCCGTTGAAGATCTGTTGCCGGGCGACAAAATCAAAACATCGACCAATGGTTTCCAGACGTTACGCTGGCGCGGCAGTATGACAATTGTCCCCGGTGCCCGCAATAAACGCCCCGAAATGGGCACGATGACACGCTTGACGGCTGATGCGTTAGGGTACGGTCGCCCCGGAATGGATCTGGTCTTGGGGCCATCGGCACGCATGCTGCATAAGGCGCCAGGCGTCAAAACCTTAACTGGAAGCGACGCCGCATTCGCACCGGTGCGCGACTTTATTGACGGGTCGAGCATCATCGAATTGCGCCCAATTGCACCCGTCCATTGCTACCAATTGGGTTTCGACAATCACGAACAGATCAACGTCAACGGCGTCGAACTTGAAACGCTACACCCCGGTTTGGCCCATACAGTTCAAATGCGGTCAGACATGCAGCTATTGTTTATGTCGTTGTTTCCGCACAAAGAAAGCCTTTCGGATTTTGACGTCCTGCTCCATCCGCGACTGAACCTGCGCGATCTTGATATGTTCGCTGTGGCGTAA
- the pgeF gene encoding peptidoglycan editing factor PgeF has protein sequence MTLEIITDDLLEGIPHGFFTRKGGASSGVYAGLNCGFGSSDQHEIVAINRARVADAMSVPHAHLMGVHQVHSTDVVTVKEPTPDKPKADALVTNVPGLALSILTADCQPVLFADPVAKVVGAAHAGWTGALNGVLEATLDAMEALGADRANTKAVIGPSISQAAYEVGPEFFETFLAEDPLYARFFAQGTGDKMQFDLPGFGLMRLRGFGIGDAAWTRHCTYADEDRFYSYRRTCHRKEADYGRLIAAISCPT, from the coding sequence ATGACGCTTGAGATCATCACCGACGATCTGTTGGAAGGCATTCCGCACGGGTTCTTTACCCGCAAAGGCGGCGCGTCTTCAGGTGTTTATGCGGGCTTGAACTGCGGCTTTGGCAGCTCTGATCAACACGAGATCGTCGCGATCAATCGCGCGCGGGTGGCAGACGCAATGTCTGTTCCTCACGCCCATCTGATGGGCGTTCATCAAGTCCATTCAACGGATGTGGTCACGGTCAAAGAGCCCACACCGGATAAGCCCAAAGCCGACGCGCTTGTGACGAACGTACCGGGGCTCGCCCTGTCGATCCTGACTGCTGATTGCCAACCCGTCCTTTTTGCTGACCCGGTCGCAAAGGTTGTCGGTGCTGCGCATGCGGGCTGGACAGGTGCGTTGAATGGTGTGCTTGAGGCGACGTTAGACGCGATGGAAGCGCTGGGCGCTGACCGCGCGAACACCAAAGCGGTCATTGGCCCGTCAATCAGCCAAGCGGCCTACGAAGTTGGACCAGAGTTTTTCGAGACCTTTCTGGCAGAAGACCCGCTTTACGCCCGTTTCTTTGCGCAAGGCACAGGCGACAAAATGCAATTCGACCTGCCGGGCTTTGGCCTGATGCGCCTGCGTGGCTTTGGAATCGGCGATGCGGCTTGGACGCGGCACTGTACGTACGCAGACGAAGACCGATTCTACAGCTACCGGCGGACCTGTCACCGCAAAGAAGCCGACTATGGTCGACTGATTGCCGCGATTTCCTGCCCGACTTAG
- a CDS encoding SAM-dependent methyltransferase → MTALADLLIARIGQTGPITLADYMAECLLHPKHGYYATRDPFGTKGDFITAPEISQMFGEMLGLCLAQAWIDQGQPTHFTLAEIGPGRGTLMADMLRATKSVPGFHDAASVHLIEASPVLRAKQAELVPQATWHDTISTLPDAPLFMVANEFFDALPIRQFTRDDAGWREHMVGVQDDTLTLGLSAAAPIEALDHRLDDTKAGDLVELCPALPGITAQIGQRIADHGGAALIIDYGDWRSLGDTLQAITDHAPVDPFKAPGDADLTAHVDFEAIAQAASPAQFTRLTTQGVFLERLGITNRAQSLAQHLTGDGLDQHIAAHRRLTHPSEMGEIFKVIGLHPKGTPPPAGLTHDA, encoded by the coding sequence ATGACCGCACTTGCCGATCTTCTGATTGCGCGGATTGGCCAGACCGGCCCGATCACACTGGCGGACTATATGGCCGAATGCCTACTGCATCCGAAACACGGGTATTACGCCACACGCGACCCGTTTGGAACCAAGGGCGATTTCATTACGGCGCCCGAGATCAGCCAGATGTTTGGCGAAATGCTGGGGCTTTGCCTCGCGCAGGCATGGATCGATCAGGGCCAACCCACGCACTTTACGCTCGCCGAAATTGGTCCGGGCCGTGGGACGTTAATGGCGGACATGCTGCGAGCGACGAAATCAGTGCCCGGTTTCCATGATGCCGCATCGGTGCATCTGATCGAAGCATCACCCGTTTTGCGCGCCAAACAGGCCGAATTGGTCCCGCAAGCGACGTGGCACGATACGATCAGCACATTACCAGACGCGCCGCTGTTCATGGTCGCGAATGAATTTTTCGACGCGCTCCCCATCCGCCAGTTTACACGCGACGACGCGGGTTGGCGTGAACACATGGTTGGGGTGCAGGACGACACATTGACGCTAGGCCTGTCGGCCGCGGCCCCGATAGAGGCGCTGGACCACAGGCTTGACGACACCAAGGCAGGCGATTTGGTTGAACTTTGCCCTGCCTTGCCTGGTATTACGGCGCAGATCGGACAGCGGATCGCAGACCACGGCGGCGCCGCGCTGATCATCGATTACGGCGATTGGCGCAGTTTGGGCGATACGTTACAAGCCATCACAGACCACGCGCCCGTTGATCCGTTCAAAGCACCCGGCGACGCTGACCTGACCGCGCATGTGGATTTCGAAGCGATTGCGCAGGCGGCAAGCCCAGCTCAATTCACTCGCCTGACCACGCAGGGTGTTTTTCTCGAACGGCTCGGTATTACCAATCGCGCCCAATCGCTTGCACAGCATTTAACCGGTGACGGGTTAGACCAACATATCGCAGCACACCGCCGCTTGACCCACCCGTCAGAAATGGGTGAGATATTCAAAGTTATCGGGCTGCATCCAAAAGGCACCCCACCACCTGCGGGACTGACACATGACGCTTGA